The proteins below are encoded in one region of Apostichopus japonicus isolate 1M-3 chromosome 22, ASM3797524v1, whole genome shotgun sequence:
- the LOC139964287 gene encoding uncharacterized protein, whose amino-acid sequence MIFYPKLNTAFLQIKNGFLRIVAQALSDIYFLSKSKQRELITRRLHPNDSRCFLSFGTNLDNISQVTVDQFLDWALKYTRDRQTTLTQTFPQRNIDSLIPKPSERSKVKKCLTNSNELYRHTCFLSTDKKLTILATENSILKELYPRFTWKFGLGNNSPRDYNSSIRLLQLRDCTSIGPTINMLSRQPTEIEHSVLNKGLSLFLNCKLIYVGFYQDITCLFRRIHLTYLTMDAPADCHATNTPWSELLGHPEGRSQNGSIIKRHLDSCLCFIKNRKYCIIHQSLIDTQNNFLLYLKTDRSILIKQGDKCSASVVQDTLNYIVADETLRPLEDVTFKRHLTADPNVYLKDIIAPFPRDLLKTVSNLTSSNPTRGLFDTQPQMHVVKSLTPPTAQTSFPIKIPPGHPPVSDNGTLTKRTSLSPDENQQPIIKEIYNFFQDTCTYFLLQLSNLQNLRLIEPPLVTHQRLSLCNNAPHKDGVLTCKKCLQKGHILRYVSKSSLLIIVELNQNNLNLYIKSIGNIMGTMITPLYLNNFRTSLEEKVLNNCVHLRYIDDKFMVWVYGLLAYDMLVMKPNNFCPVIFTFEKSNSMISFFETFASVDWGRTLTSLYDHHTDNHTYLYCKNHHSHHIKESIVCSRCLRHMIICLFAICFLKQSLTLRVHSLDCGYHPNKFIPCKILANFLKIQRDRNLQYTSKPGSHHIPLALTHIGQMDPSLTSVKEASRLPRLDENVRGVFMHPPVTFRTKPITLRDRLVKRRLSSHVTTSGNIKCDGTFVSM is encoded by the exons ATGATTTTCTATCCTAAATTAAATACCGCTTTTCTCCAAATAAAAAATGGATTTTTACGAATTGTAGCCCAAGCACTGTCGGATATTTACTTCCTATCGAAATCCAAACAACGCGAGCTAATTACGAGAAGATTGCATCCTAACGACTCCCgttgttttttatcttttggAACAAACCTCGATAATATCTCTCAAGTCACGGTCGATCAGTTTCTTGATTGGGCATTAAAATACACCCGTGATAGACAAACAACGTTAACACAAACCTTCCCTCAACGGAACATCGACTCTTTGATTCCAAAACCATCGGAGAGGTCAAAAGTGAAGAAATGTCTAACAAACTCCAACGAACTGTATCGACATACGTGCTTCCTCAGCACGGACAAGAAACTAACAATCTTAGCAACTGAAAATTCCATTCTGAAGGAGCTTTACCCACGTTTTACATGGAAATTTGGACTAGGGAACAACTCTCCACGTGACTACAACTCATCAATAAGATTACTACAGCTGAGGGATTGTACCTCCATTGGGCCTACTATCAACATGTTATCGCGCCAACCGACGGAAATAGAGCATAGTGTTCTAAATAAGGGGCTGTCCTTGTTTCTTAACTGCAAACTAATATATGTCGGATTTTACCAGGATATCACCTGTCTCTTTCGCCGTATCCATCTAACATATCTTACTATGGATGCACCTGCTGACTGCCATGCTACCAACACACCATGGTCAGAACTTTTGGGACATCCTGAAGGCCGCAGCCAGAACGGATCTATTATAAAAAGACATCTAGACAGCTGTCTGTGTTTCATTAAAAACCGAAAGTATTGTATAATACACCAAAGTCTCATTGATACCCAGAATAACTTCCTTCTATATCTTAAAACTGACCGAAGCATCCTCATCAAACAGGGAGACAAATGCAGCGCCAGCGTTGTACAAGACACTTTGAATTATATTGTCGCAGACGAGACGCTTCGCCCTCTAGAAGACGTCACTTTCAAGAGGCATTTGACAGCGGATCCCAACGTTTACCTAAAAGATATCATTGCCCCATTTCCACGAGACCTACTGAAGACAGTTAGCAACTTAACATCCAGCAACCCTACACGAGGCCTTTTTGATACGCAGCCACAAATGCATGTAGTAAAATCGCTAACACCGCCTACAGCTCAAACCTCCTTTCCCATAAAAATTCCACCAGGACACCCACCCGTTTCCGACAATGGAACACTCACAAAACGAACATCTTTATCTCCTGACGAAAACCAACAACCCATCATAAAGGAAATTTACAACTTCTTCCAAGACACCTGTACTTATTTTCTCTTGCAGTTGTCGAACCTCCAAAACTTGCGTTTAATCGAACCTCCcttggtaacacatcaaaggtTATCGTTGTGCAATAATGCCCCACATAAGGATGGAGTATTAACGTGCAAGAAATGTCTGCAAAAAGGACACATTCTTAGGTATGTTAGCAAGAGTTCTCTTCTAATTATTGTTGAATTAAACCAGAATAACCTAAACCTATACATCAAGAGCATTGGGAATATTATGGGAACCATGATAACACCTTTATACCTGAACAATTTTAGAACTAGTCTTGAGGAGAAAGTTCTGAACAATTGCGTTCATCTACGTTACATTGATGACAAGTTTATGGTATGGGTGTATGGGTTGTTAGCTTATGATATGCTTGTAATGAAACCCAACAATTTCTGTCCTGTTATATTCACCTTTGAAAAATCGAATTCAATGATTTCCTTCTTCGAAACATTTGCGTCTGTCGATTGGGGTAGAACCCTGACCTCATTGTACGATCATCATACCGATAACCACACCTATTTGTATTGTAAAAACCATCACTCTCATCATATCAAAGAGTCAATAGTTTGTAGCCGATGCTTACGTCACATGATTATCTGTTTGTTTGCTATTTGTTTCCTGAAGCAGTCTTTAACTCTAAGAGTCCATTCCCTGGACTGTGGTTATCATCCTAATAAGTTCATTCCTTGCAAAATTCTTGCTAACTTTCTAAAAATCCAAAGAGACCGTAATCTGCAGTACACATCTAAGCCTGGTTCCCACCATATTCCTCTAGCCCTTACTCACATTGGGCAAATGGATCCATCCCTCACATCAGTTAAGGAAGCAAGTCGCTTACCTCGCCTTGACGAAAATGTACGTGGAGTTTTCATGCACCCACCTGTTACCTTCAGGACAAAACCGATTACTTTGCGGGATCGTCTAGTCAAGAGAAGATTATCATCCCATGTGACTACTTCGGGTAATATTAAGTGTG atggaACATTCGTCAGTATGTGA